The nucleotide sequence ATCAAGTAGTTTAGGAGTAACTACCATCTTCATGGACTTTACCCGAATCGGGGTCGGGTATTCCTTTCGGCTAAGTGCGTCCGCTACTACGTTAGCTTTCCCGGGATGATAATGGATGTCGCAGTCGTAATCCTTAAGGAGTTCCAAccatcttcgttgcctcatattgagATCTTTCTGTTCGAAAAAATATTTGAGGCTTTTATGATCCGAGAAGATAGTACATTTCAccccataaaggtagtgcctccatattttcaaggcgaatacAACCGCCGCCagttcaagatcatgagttggATAATTGCCTTCATGTTGCTTGAGTTGTCTCGAAGCGTAAGCAACGACTTTACCcctttgcattaacacacacccTAAACCTTGACGAGAGGCGTCCGTATACACCACCAAACCATCCGTTccatccggtaatgtcaacaccgGAGAATTTGAGAGCTTTTCTTTTAAGGTTTGAAACGCTTTTTCTTGCTCTTCGCCCCATATAAACTTTTCACTCTTCTTTGTTAACTTCGTCATAGGAgaggctatcttggagaaatcttggataaatctcctataatacccagccaaacccaGAAAACTTTTTATTTCGCTTGGATTCTTCGGGGGTACCCAATTCATCACCGCATCTACCTTGGACGGATCCACATGGACACCATCCGCATCGATCACATGACCCAAAAATTGTACCTCCCTAAGCCAAAaggcacactttgagaattttgcatataACTTTTCCTTGCGAAGCGTTTCCAATACATCACGTAAATGGGAAGCATGCTCTGCTTCACTGCGAGAGTATActagaatatcatcaataaaaacgattaCATATTTATCAAGCATAGGTCGGCATACccgattcattaaatccataaaagCAGCTGGGGCGTTCGTTAATCCGAAGGACATTActaaaaactcgtaatgtccgtaccgCGTTCGAAACGCAGTTTTCGGCACATCCTCTTCTCGTACGCGTAGTTGGTGATAACCCGACCGCaaatcgatttttgaaaaccaacttgccccttgtaactgatcaaatagatcatcaattctGGGCaacgggtatcgattcttcaccgtcaatttgttcaactctcgatagtcgatgcacattcgcaacgaaccatctttcttcttcacgaaaagtacgggtgctccccatggtgaaacacttggtctaataaaacccttatcgagcaactcttgaagttgcgtcatcaattctttcatttcggtTGGGGCCAACCGATAAGGAGCCTTAGCTACCGGTTTTGCACCCGGGTTTAGCTCTATTTTAAATTCTACTTCTCGTTCAGGCGGGAGGCCCGGTAGGTCTTCCGGAAACACATCCGGATATTCATTTACCACGTTCACATCTTCAAGCTTTGGGACACCTCGATTGGTGTCAATCACATAAGATAGATAAGCTCTACCCCCGTTCCTCACATGTTTGACAGCTTTGATTATAGAACACAATTTCGACTTAATGACTCTATCTCCTTGAACACTTACCCGTTTCCCCCCCGAGGTTAATATATGAATAACTTTCTTTTCACATTGAATTTCAGCGTGGTTTTGGGCaagccaatccattcctacaacTACTTTAAATTCCCCCATGTACATCGGGACAAGATCTATACTAAATTCCTCATCTTCGATTAAGATCTTACAGTTTCTACAAATATCATGTAACAAATAGCTTTTACTATCAGAAACTTCTACTTCTAAGGGTACCATCATCTTTTCAAGCTTAAACGATGGGTGAGCTAACAATTCATTAGAAATGAACGACCTACTAGCCCcggaatcaaataaaacattcaTAGGCATGGAATTCACCAaaaatatacctgaaaccacgTCCGGGCTAGCTTTAGCTTCATCCGAGGTTAACTGAAACATCCTTCCGCGAGCCTTGGGAGGCTCATCCTTCTTTCCATCTCTCTTTGTCCCTTGTTGGAGTTTCGGGCATTCCGCTTTAATGTGCCCCGTTTCATTACAATTATAACACGCCTTAGGGTTTTCGGGGCACCTATAAAACGGATGTCCCTCACGTCCACATTTGTAGCACCCCTTCTTTCCTGACAAACATTCACCCGAATGATGCTTCCCACACGTCTTGCAAGTCGGAATTTCACTACTTGCTTTCCCTTTCTTGCTTTGATCTTGATATCTTGCCTTTTTCGATGGGCTTGCGTTGGTAGGCTTCTCCGCTACCCTTTTCTCTCCCCGTTCAACCTGCCTTTTTATCTCAATTTCTCTGTCTCTTGCCCAATCAATTAGTTCGTTCAGCGTTGCACACTTGGAGGGATTTACAAATTCTCGATATTCAGCCTTTAGCATAGCATGGTAACGTACAATCCTTTGCCTCTCCGTCCCAGCTATCTCTTCACAGAACTTCACCCTTTCAAGGAATTTGTTTGTTATCTCGTCAATCGTTTCATCCTTCTATCTGAGACGCAAGAAGTCTTCCTGAATCTTATCAATTGCGGATTGTGGACTATAATATTTCAGGAATGACTCCTTGAATTCTTGCCATGTTAACGACTGTACTTTATCATCCCCCAATTCCTTCGAGTAtgcatcccaccaatcttttgctcGAGATTGTAGGAGGCAAACATTACTTGATCTTCCACTTCGCATCTACTCCGTGTAAACACGGCTTCGGTGCTTGAAATCCACCTTTGGCAAGCTATCGGATCAACATCCCCTTGGTATGGTAAGGGATTACATGCCATGAACTCTTTGTACGTACATCTCCGTTTGCTTTTCTTCACTTGCAATTCACtaatcatttctttcaattcttccACCTTAGATGTTACCGAGGTATTAACTATCTCCAATACTTGCCCCTCGACTTCCTGAGCTAATCGGGGTATACTAGCCTCAATTGCTTTCTTTACCTCTTCCACAACCATAGTTCTTATTTCATTTCGGCGTGCTTCATCGTCATCATTCACGTTCACCCTATCAGCCATCTACATAAAACATTCGGTACATTCATTAGATTTCATTTCATACTTGCCAACGTCATATTTCAACATCATTTATCATGACATTTCCCATTCATTATTCGTATTTCATGCCTTGTCGTCGTTGACAATCGTATCGTGTCGTTCTTATCTTATCAAATGTTTCTTCTTAACATTTACATGTACTTTCCCTCGAGTTTAAATCATCTAATACATTCAATTTCATGCATTCTCGTTGTATATCGAGCTACTCTTGCGACTTGATAAGCATTATTAGAGTTTGAGGGTTTAAACTAAAGTTTTTGTTACTACATGCGGTCTCGGTAAGCTTTGGTTGCCCTTCCCTAGCTCCCGATtgcaagaaaaagaaaatttatGTCTGGtcgccaccgtaagctacggtggccaccgtagcttacggtggaagAAGAAAGCTTACGGTGATGATTTACTGTCTTACGGCAAGATTTTGCAGCCGCACGGTCGTGCGTCCATTTGCACTACCGTGCATCACCTAGAACGTTGGAAACCCTGGCAGTGCACAAGCCCGTGCACTGTCTTACTCGGAAACGCACGTTCGTGCGACCAGTGCACGACCGTGCACCGTGCCCAGTTGCTTAATTGCTGCTGAAAATTTCCCAGCCAACCCAAGTTTCACGAAAACGGACATAACtcattcgttattgatccgttttacacgattctttttcccacgcgtccgtaatttaattacggatcCGTTTATCACTTCGGGTCGCATTAAAAGCTGATTTATAAGCAAACGGCTTATAAACCCCTTTATACATTATTTGACCCGTTCTAACCCCAAACTGAAACGATTCATTCCCTAACATTCAATGACATTTCGAAACTAATTATTCATACTACAAAAGAAAATTT is from Helianthus annuus cultivar XRQ/B chromosome 9, HanXRQr2.0-SUNRISE, whole genome shotgun sequence and encodes:
- the LOC110876286 gene encoding uncharacterized protein LOC110876286, coding for MADRVNVNDDDEARRNEIRTMVVEEVKKAIEASIPRLAQEVEGQVLEIVNTSVTSKVEELKEMISELQVKKSKRRCTYKEFMACNPLPYQGDVDPIACQRWISSTEAVFTRSRCEVEDQVMFASYNLEQKIGGMHTRRNWGMIKVKFCEEIAGTERQRIVRYHAMLKAEYREFVNPSKCATLNELIDWARDREIEIKRQVERGEKRVAEKPTNASPSKKARYQDQSKKGKASSEIPTCKTCGKHHSGECLSGKKGCYKCGREGHPFYRCPENPKACYNCNETGHIKAECPKLQQGTKRDGKKDEPPKARGRMFQLTSDEAKASPDVVSGIFLVNSMPMNVLFDSGASRSFISNELLAHPSFKLEKMMVPLEVEVSDSKSYLLHDICRNCKILIEDEEFSIDLVPMYMGEFKVVVGMDWLAQNHAEIQCEKKVIHILTSGGKRLSNM